TTGTCCATCTCGCCGGTCAGCACGTTGACCTTGTTGACGAAGTGGTTGTAGGCGACCACCGCCGGGATCGCCGCCACCAGGCCGATGGCGGTGGCGACCAGGGCCTCGGAGATCCCCGGGGCGACGACGGCCAGCGAGGCGCTGCCGGTCTTGCCGATGCCGTGGAAGGAGTCCATGATTCCCCAGACGGTGCCGAAGAGGCCGATGAAGGGAGCGGTGGAGCCGGTGGTGGCGAGGAAGGTGAGGTATTTCTCCAGGCGGTGCATCTCCAAAGTGGTGGCCCGGCGCAGGGCGCGGCCGACGTTGCCGCTGCCGCCGAGGTCGGCGCTCAGGGCGTGGGCGTGCTCCTCATCCCCCTCGCGCTTGCGCTGTCCCTTGACCAGTTCCTGATAGCCCTCGCGGAAGAGGACGGTCAGCGGCGAGTGGGCGTAGTCCTTGAGCCCCAGGCTGATGGTGTCGAAGCGCTTCTTGGCCCAGAAGAAGTCGAGGAAACGCCCGGAATCGCGGGTCGCTCGGTGGATGACGAGGAACTTGTAGAAGATGATGGCCCAGGAGACCACCGAAAAGTAGACGAGAACCGCCAGCACCAGTTTGACCACCGGCCCGGCATTGAGAACGAGTTCCAAGAGACTGCCTCCCTGCGTGGGATTTGGGGTGAACGCTGCCGATTATCGGCCAACCCCGCCTGGCAAGTCAACCGGAATCGGAAAAAGCCTTTTTTTGTCGCTGACTTGCAGTGAAATGACCAGGTCAGTCGGGGGTCACCGCCCGAGCATGCGCCCGGCGGTAGAAATCGACCTGCCCCAGCTTGTCGGGACGCGCACCGGAGGCCAGGGCGTCGACCTCCAGCAGGTCGAGCA
This genomic window from Desulfuromonadales bacterium contains:
- the tolQ gene encoding protein TolQ, with the translated sequence MELVLNAGPVVKLVLAVLVYFSVVSWAIIFYKFLVIHRATRDSGRFLDFFWAKKRFDTISLGLKDYAHSPLTVLFREGYQELVKGQRKREGDEEHAHALSADLGGSGNVGRALRRATTLEMHRLEKYLTFLATTGSTAPFIGLFGTVWGIMDSFHGIGKTGSASLAVVAPGISEALVATAIGLVAAIPAVVAYNHFVNKVNVLTGEMDNFCQEFLNIVERMGRRG